One part of the Hydra vulgaris chromosome 01, alternate assembly HydraT2T_AEP genome encodes these proteins:
- the LOC136073967 gene encoding uncharacterized protein LOC136073967, with protein MSDIIDRTVCNQNNQSRMFMECKANCGLSKFDKYVSNVIDSFGDDSNKPLFVFDQWSSENAQKIEQPLTSLLEACVLLRHQLPDYIRHVYIKRQQSAHFRLCRQNVSENELIIQMDFSENYTIMEQSEIQSAYWVHQQLTVFTAAVWSKNNTHSYAIVSDRLLHDKYAVLFIIKQLLSRYHNICKLHFFTDGPSSQFKYSYIMTAMNNLYKLSSDLVEIRWSFFATSHGKGAVDGIGGEIKRMVWTTVKSGKRYCRSLEDFVSIASEKNTKINIISITNECITANQSEINETLLKGKFKVKGIRRHHSFSF; from the exons atgtcaGACATAATTGACAGAACTGTGTGTAATCAAAACAACCAATCTCGCATGTTTATGGAATGTAAAGCGAACTGTGGGTTGTCaaagtttgataaatatgtttctAATGTAATAGACTCATTTGGTGACGATTCAAACAAACCGCTCTTTGTTTTTGACCAATGGTCCTCAGAAAATGCGCAGAAAATTGAACAACCACTAACATCTTTGTTAGAGGCGTGCGTATTACTGCGTCATCAATTGCCAGATTATATACGTCATGTGTATATAAAGCGACAACAAAGTGCACATTTTCGTTTATGTCGCCAAAATGTATCAGAAAATGAATTGATTATACAA ATGGATTTCAGTGAAAATTACACCATAATGGAGCAAAGTGAAATTCAATCTGCTTACTGGGTTCATCAGCAACTAACAGTATTCACTGCTGCAGTTTGGAGCAAGAACAATACACATTCCTATGCCATTGTATCCGATCGTTTACTTCATGATAAATATGCCGTCTTgttcattatcaaacaattatTAAGTCGTTatcataatatttgtaaattacacTTTTTCACTGATGGTCCTTCATCTCAATTCAAATACTCTTATATCATGACAGCCATGAATAACTTGTACAAATTATCATCTGATCTTGTTGAGATTCGTTGGTCATTTTTTGCAACATCACATGGAAAGGGGGCAGTTGATGGCATAGGTggagaaataaaaagaatggttTGGACAACAGTAAAATCTGGAAAACGATATTGTCGCAGTTTAGAAGATTTTGTGAGCATTGCAAgtgaaaaaaataccaaaattaat atcATCTCGATTACAAATGAGTGTATTACTGCAAACCAAAGTGAGATTAATGAGACGCTTCTCAAAGGTAAGTTTAAAGTCAAGGGTATTCGTCGGCAccactctttttctttttaa
- the LOC136073968 gene encoding uncharacterized protein LOC136073968 yields MCGYMYGSDVSDYDDSDISNNEAKDDLSLQDKKTVCIYNSVEEAEHFLLSVNEPTKISSKSDIYICDSVKEDNQCLHNYEIDNTVRFAAFSTPKDFGSTDIFSHKHKVLWETSPEFFNTPYVVLSSKKFDCHHGVDRNSNAKQKYIDAKENQKKFDHWYRGEYVIIQDTKKFECSAKVNMKEIVYFTSLKVVNMTNYYKNQVSRDIRNSLMKHNTFVFCRKIKVEIDCLLCHRNHPLGKSELLSQKIDHRLSTKISEFVKQGVSNVCEMKRLLKIMVSDMFGKKDLPPNNRRFYPRNNIIRTHIVIERQKFR; encoded by the exons ATGTGTGGGTATATGTATGG TTCAGATGTATCAGATTACGATGATTCAGACATATCAAATAATGAGGCAAAAGATGATTTAAGTCTTCAGG ataaaaaaacggTTTGTATTTACAATTCTGTCGAAGAAGCTGAACACTTTCTTCTATCTGTTAATGAACcaacaaaaatttcaa GTAAAAGTGATATCTACATATGTGACTCGGTTAAAGAAGACAATCAGTGTCTTCATAACTATGAGATAGATAATACTGTTCGCTTTGCTGCTTTTTCAACTCCAAAGGATTTTGGTAGTACAG atatattttcaCACAAGCACAAAGTGTTATGGGAAACATCCCCAGAATTTTTTAATACGCCTTACGTTGTTTTGTcatcaaaaaagtttgattgtCATCATGGCGTTGATCGGAATTCTAATGCTAAGCAAAAGTATATCGATgcaaaagaaaatcaaaaa aAGTTTGATCATTGGTACAGAGGTGAATATGTGATTATTCAAGACACCAAGAAGTTTGAATGTTCTGCAAAAGTTAACATGAAAGAGATTGTATATTTTACTAGTTTAAAG GTTGTCAACATgacaaattattacaaaaaccAAGTATCAAGAGATATTCGAAATTCTTTGATGAAGCataatacttttgtattttgtagaaaaattaaagttgaaataGACTGCCTATTATGTCACCGAAATCATCCACTTGGAAAA AGTGAACTCCTGTCTCAGAAAATTGACCATCGATTGTCAACAAAGATTTCTGAATTTGTGAAACAAGGCGTTTCAAATGTATGTGAGATGAAGaggcttttaaaaattatggttAGTGATATGTTTGGAAAAAAAGATTTGCCTCCTAACAACAGAAGGTTCTATCCAAGAAATAATATCATTCGTACACACATAGTCATTGAACGTCAAAAgtttaggtaa